The genomic window TCAAAGATAACAACAATGAAATTCTTGCTATTGTTAAACTTCAATATTCTTTTTTCAATATTAAATACCTCTTTCATGGACGCATAAAGTTTTCTTAGGTATTGCTTTGAAGAAGTAAAACAACCAGCTAATATATTATATTTAATTACTAAACTAACCCCGCCCGGCCCCCTTGTTATTGTCATTTTTACTTACTATCATTTTATCATATTATTGAATTTTTTATACACAATAAAAAATTATTAATTTTATTAAATTTTAACTAATATTTTTACTTACTTAAATAGACTTGGTACATAACTATAACATTTTATAGTTTAGTGGGCATAAAATGTTATAGTTATGTACCAAGTCTAATGTAATCATTTAATTTGTTTAAATTTGCCATTCTTAAATGTAATAAGTTATTTAAATTCTTTTGATGATATATTTTTGCCCCCCTAATTGTTGTTTTACTAAATACGATACATCACTCACTTTCAATGCCACAACCGATATTTCATTCTAAATTTTGATGATGAATACCTTGCTTATTATTACTAAAATAATTACTCTCCTCTCTCCTTTCTTAAATTTGTTTTAATATCTTTATTTAACTCATTTTTAGCAACATTACGAATGGTTTTGATTAATTCTTGATGGATTTTCCATCCTTATATAATTTAATTCAACTATTTAGTGTTACTTTGCGATTTTCAAAAATAATATTAAATGCCTTTTGTTTTAATTTTTTAATAGCGTAATAACCATCTAAAATATATCTAACATTACCAAAACTATTGGCAATTTCTCTAATTCAAGTATCGCCATCACCACAAACAATTATTTTGTCATAATTAATATTTACATAATATTTTTGTAATTCCTTAATTAATAAATCACGACAATCCATCGTATTTATTCGTTTACCAACTTTTAACATTAGAAAATGACCTCGTTTTATTTTCTAATTTTCTACGAGCATTTTTGTATTTTTTTTCTTTATGTCCGGTATGAAAAGTAACTAAACGAATTCTCTGGTCTTGTTTAACTTTCTGATCTAATGTCGCCAAAAATTTTTCATCTAGTTGAATATATAAATTCTTATTTTTGATATCAACTATATTTTTAGTTTCTTTTTCTGCTAGTTGAAAATATTCAGCAATATCGTATTTATTTAAAATGCTTGAAATACTAGTTTTTGAAATATAACAATGATTTAGAGCATCTAAAATATCACGATAGCGTTTGCCGCCACCCAGAAGACTTAAAACTTTA from Spiroplasma endosymbiont of Agriotes lineatus includes these protein-coding regions:
- a CDS encoding UPF0236 family transposase-like protein, whose amino-acid sequence is MNTSYKYHYHLKQGYKVVHFASRTIITIFGEVVFKWRRYKYWNQKSGKFEYVYLLDKEKFSLLPKQRIYFDVQFKVLSLLGGGKRYRDILDALNHCYISKTSISSILNKYDIAEYFQLAEKETKNIVDIKNKNLYIQLDEKFLATLDQKVKQDQRIRLVTFHTGHKEKKYKNARRKLENKTRSFSNVKSW